The Kwoniella mangroviensis CBS 8507 chromosome 1 map unlocalized Ctg02, whole genome shotgun sequence genome window below encodes:
- a CDS encoding mitochondrial 54S ribosomal protein uL30m, producing the protein MFRSRVLNQIANPASSSTASSSQPTHHLITLIRSPIGLPASSRKTLEALGLYRLRESALHPFGETTAGRILKVKELVHVANVTKAEGEVLRKRRRSEGSGLEPSGRVYGGGKGVTESQI; encoded by the coding sequence ATGTTCCGCTCCCGTGTGCTCAATCAGATAGCCAAccctgcttcttcttctaccgcttcctcctcccagCCTACACATCACCTCATAACGCTTATACGATCACCTATAGGCTTACCAGCCTCATCTCGGAAGACATTAGAAGCATTGGGACTGTACAGACTACGTGAATCCGCTCTACATCCTTTCGGCGAGACGACAGCGGGTAGAATATTGAAAGTGAAGGAGCTAGTACATGTTGCGAATGTTACGAAGGCTGAAGGAGAGGttttgaggaagaggaggaggtcaGAAGGTAGTGGATTAGAACCTAGTGGAAGGGTCTATGGGGGTGGCAAGGGCGTAACGGAGAGTCAGATATGA